From Acetobacteroides hydrogenigenes, one genomic window encodes:
- a CDS encoding 3-oxoacyl-ACP synthase III family protein, with translation MANPNFKEFLLSGAKAKTLSQPIGITAIGVYMPEKNISNAEFNIDIPAEVNFDQAFGIFNRRVGEGETPGTMATKAALDAVQRFNVDPATIDLVIATHASKNTERLCPPIASQVQTGIGAVNAGAFNVDCGYNGFLPSVFSAIAFIQAGIYNKVLVVAGETLMDNVNFCDFKALTIGDGAGAVILEKVEDGLGFQSFHHMSCEKEEAAGIKIKNGNPSYTATQSSVKAYQYVTPESLQRDVPFLQRFIPASIVESLEVLNLDVNGVDHYIFGQQFAGLTMSWIHNLGIDGARVFDTLKDYAAMKTASIPVNLFEAHKRGILKKGDVIALGDQGANWYISSAILRWSI, from the coding sequence ATGGCAAATCCGAACTTTAAAGAGTTTTTACTAAGCGGAGCTAAGGCAAAAACTTTGTCGCAACCTATTGGCATAACTGCCATTGGCGTATATATGCCCGAAAAGAATATATCGAATGCTGAATTTAATATCGATATTCCTGCAGAGGTAAATTTCGATCAGGCATTTGGCATCTTCAATCGCCGTGTTGGAGAGGGTGAAACTCCAGGAACGATGGCAACAAAAGCGGCACTGGATGCGGTTCAGCGCTTTAATGTTGACCCTGCAACTATCGATCTTGTAATAGCAACACATGCTAGCAAGAATACCGAGAGGTTGTGTCCTCCTATTGCTTCGCAGGTACAAACTGGCATCGGGGCTGTAAATGCGGGCGCTTTCAATGTCGATTGTGGCTATAATGGTTTTCTTCCATCTGTATTTAGTGCAATTGCATTTATCCAGGCTGGCATTTACAATAAGGTTCTTGTAGTTGCCGGAGAAACGCTAATGGATAATGTAAACTTCTGCGACTTTAAAGCGCTTACCATTGGTGATGGTGCTGGTGCCGTGATTCTTGAAAAAGTAGAAGATGGGCTTGGATTTCAGTCGTTCCACCATATGTCATGCGAAAAGGAAGAGGCTGCTGGTATTAAAATTAAGAATGGAAACCCCAGCTACACAGCAACCCAAAGTAGCGTAAAAGCATACCAATACGTAACTCCAGAAAGCCTTCAGCGTGATGTTCCTTTCTTGCAGCGTTTTATTCCTGCATCTATTGTAGAGTCACTAGAGGTGCTAAATCTTGATGTTAATGGTGTAGACCATTACATCTTTGGGCAACAGTTTGCTGGGCTAACTATGAGCTGGATACACAATTTGGGTATTGATGGTGCTCGTGTTTTTGATACGCTAAAAGATTATGCTGCAATGAAAACGGCAAGCATCCCAGTTAATTTATTTGAGGCCCATAAGAGGGGCATTCTTAAAAAGGGAGATGTGATAGCACTAGGCGATCAGGGTGCAAACTGGTACATCTCGTCGGCAATTCTTCGATGGTCAATTTAG
- a CDS encoding 3-oxoacyl-ACP synthase III family protein, whose translation MKTAGLVSLAGYFPGATLNSTQVEKVCSYLREHTLLREEYIEMIEREQKLPGTIETNYDGWVSQPWYETWVNQLPEKKRKDPFQGAVERRRVPLDPLSVKTTMRPHPMMPSDAETIAGALALLKWGKPKEEIDLLLSHSQVQDHPLPSNTSLIQHKLKLTNAGAYGIDSCCSTFVTMVEIAANLVRSGAKKNVLIVNSIIDSFINDKGDYYSVNTGDAACAAVVTMVDGKVGYEGSFSLSRGELHDGIRFKRRAPRLMNHVSMLPSYEQDFVTFCNPESTRAIGAKATEYLLNAVNNLAERTGIPVSEADFLVTHQPVAWAPNAWRETLGFAEDKFYQSFEKYGNVATCCVPTNLLEAIEKGLVKENQRVLLASSGAGENHIALYEVLSPELVKNVLAFTMLGKVNRVELEEIHIN comes from the coding sequence ATGAAGACAGCTGGCTTAGTTAGTCTTGCAGGCTATTTTCCAGGTGCTACTCTTAATTCCACACAGGTAGAGAAGGTATGCTCGTACTTACGAGAACATACGCTGCTACGTGAGGAATATATTGAGATGATCGAAAGAGAGCAAAAGCTTCCTGGAACGATTGAAACAAACTATGATGGCTGGGTTAGTCAGCCATGGTACGAAACTTGGGTGAATCAGCTGCCCGAAAAGAAGCGTAAGGATCCTTTTCAAGGGGCTGTTGAGCGTAGAAGGGTGCCGTTAGATCCTCTTTCGGTAAAAACGACTATGCGCCCTCATCCTATGATGCCTTCGGATGCGGAGACAATTGCAGGGGCGTTGGCTCTTTTAAAATGGGGCAAACCCAAGGAAGAGATAGACCTACTACTCTCGCACTCGCAGGTTCAGGATCATCCGCTGCCCTCCAATACTTCGTTGATTCAGCATAAGCTGAAGCTAACCAATGCGGGGGCTTACGGTATCGACTCGTGCTGTTCAACGTTTGTTACAATGGTCGAAATTGCGGCAAACCTTGTGCGCTCGGGCGCCAAAAAGAACGTGCTTATCGTAAATAGTATCATCGATTCGTTTATCAACGACAAGGGTGATTACTATAGCGTAAACACGGGCGATGCCGCTTGTGCTGCAGTTGTTACAATGGTTGACGGCAAAGTGGGATACGAGGGCTCTTTCTCGTTGAGCAGGGGCGAACTCCACGATGGCATTCGATTTAAGCGTCGTGCTCCAAGGCTAATGAACCATGTTTCGATGCTCCCATCGTACGAACAAGATTTTGTGACATTTTGCAATCCCGAATCAACTCGTGCAATTGGTGCAAAGGCAACGGAGTACCTTTTAAATGCTGTAAACAATCTAGCGGAACGTACAGGAATTCCTGTGTCGGAGGCCGATTTCTTGGTGACGCATCAGCCGGTGGCTTGGGCTCCGAACGCTTGGCGCGAAACGCTAGGCTTTGCCGAAGATAAGTTCTACCAATCGTTTGAGAAGTATGGTAATGTGGCAACTTGTTGCGTGCCCACCAATCTACTCGAGGCTATTGAGAAAGGGCTGGTAAAAGAGAATCAGCGCGTGCTACTTGCATCGTCGGGAGCAGGCGAAAACCATATTGCACTTTACGAAGTGTTAAGTCCAGAGCTGGTAAAAAATGTTCTTGCATTCACCATGCTTGGAAAAGTTAATCGTGTTGAACTAGAAGAAATACATATCAACTAA
- a CDS encoding heavy-metal-associated domain-containing protein, protein MKRIVTLFAVMLMVLAATVAQAKTDSTTIKTTIQCSSCEKRIMKNLPFEKGVKDVKVDVDKQTVWVAYDAGKTDVKKIKEAIAKLGYDADDVKRDAKAYEKLPACCKENSGFGKH, encoded by the coding sequence ATGAAAAGAATTGTAACCTTATTTGCAGTGATGCTGATGGTGCTTGCTGCAACGGTGGCTCAGGCTAAAACAGATAGCACCACCATAAAAACAACAATCCAGTGCTCTTCGTGCGAAAAGCGAATAATGAAGAATCTGCCATTCGAGAAAGGGGTGAAAGATGTGAAGGTAGATGTAGATAAGCAGACCGTTTGGGTGGCTTACGATGCTGGAAAGACCGATGTAAAGAAGATTAAAGAAGCAATTGCAAAGCTTGGGTACGATGCTGATGACGTTAAGCGCGATGCAAAAGCTTACGAAAAGCTGCCTGCCTGCTGTAAAGAAAACTCAGGATTTGGAAAGCATTAA
- a CDS encoding TonB-dependent receptor produces MKRKLYVLMVALLLASAALGEGKGVTGKVYGTDSKGNRTPLPGANVMWLGTVQGTTTNGEGVFSIPQIAGKRKLVVSFIGYTNDTVNVESSSKMVEVVLSEAGVQLAGVTVRANQGGSYISKLQPAKVEVITQSGLQKLACCNLSESFENSASVTVGYADAVTGAKQIEMLGLSGLYSQLMEENMTLMRGIPSTYGLSAIPGSWMESIQVSKGAASVVNGYESITGQVNVEYKKPDTTDPLFLNLYGDSDGRMELNLNGGGKLNEKWSAMGLVHLSGNRMEVDHNNDGFLDIPKSNQVNLFGRVSYLDPGKLESRTGVKYLRDERLGGQLGFSESDRGSSSVWGSQMVNQGFSIFNKTGIPLPSNPNQSIGVITSYGYYDQNGFFGLRDYTSTQNSANVSLLYQSIIGNTNHKYVVGSSLNYDNIETVLDGASSTKEEAVPGAFAQYTYSYLDKLNVIVGARADHSSKYGWLLTPRVHVKYSVTPTFTIRVSGGRGYHSPNPIAENIGVLASSRQISIANGLGIEKAWNYGVNATKDFKLWGGRPASVSVDYYRTDFQNQMVVDQEHDIEHVLFYNLDGKSYSNSFQVDFRSEPLERFEVYLAYRLNDVHQTINGKLERKPLVNSYRALANLSYATKFDKWKFDFTAQLNGKSKLPDMSGYPAHYQMGEYSPSYPLLFAQITKKYRALDVYVGVENLLNYTQMHSIVGADNPFGPYFDSSFIWGPIMGRKIYGGLRWTISR; encoded by the coding sequence ATGAAACGTAAATTATATGTGCTGATGGTGGCGCTGCTGCTGGCATCGGCCGCTTTGGGCGAAGGTAAAGGTGTAACAGGAAAAGTTTATGGAACCGACTCTAAGGGAAATCGAACGCCTTTGCCCGGTGCAAACGTAATGTGGTTGGGTACCGTTCAGGGGACAACAACCAACGGAGAAGGTGTCTTTTCGATTCCCCAAATTGCAGGGAAGCGAAAGCTGGTGGTTAGCTTTATTGGGTATACCAACGATACGGTGAATGTGGAGTCGTCCTCCAAGATGGTGGAGGTTGTGCTGTCGGAAGCTGGAGTTCAGCTGGCGGGCGTAACGGTAAGGGCTAATCAGGGAGGTAGCTACATCTCTAAGCTGCAGCCGGCTAAAGTAGAGGTGATAACCCAGAGTGGTTTGCAGAAGCTGGCCTGCTGCAACCTTTCGGAAAGCTTCGAAAACAGCGCCTCGGTAACGGTTGGCTACGCCGATGCGGTAACCGGTGCCAAGCAGATAGAAATGCTGGGGCTGTCGGGGTTGTATAGCCAGCTCATGGAGGAGAACATGACCTTGATGAGGGGGATTCCCTCTACCTACGGTCTAAGCGCCATCCCAGGCTCGTGGATGGAATCTATTCAGGTGTCGAAGGGGGCCGCGTCGGTGGTTAATGGATACGAGTCGATTACCGGACAGGTGAACGTAGAGTATAAGAAGCCCGACACTACCGACCCTCTTTTCCTAAATCTTTATGGCGATTCGGATGGAAGAATGGAGCTAAACCTTAATGGCGGTGGTAAGCTTAACGAGAAATGGAGCGCCATGGGGCTAGTCCATCTTTCGGGGAATAGGATGGAGGTAGACCACAATAATGATGGGTTCTTGGATATTCCAAAGAGCAACCAGGTTAACCTATTCGGACGCGTTAGCTACCTCGATCCTGGAAAGCTGGAATCGCGAACTGGGGTGAAGTATTTACGCGATGAGCGATTGGGCGGTCAGCTCGGATTTAGCGAGAGCGATAGGGGCTCATCGTCAGTGTGGGGGTCGCAGATGGTAAATCAAGGCTTTAGCATCTTTAATAAAACAGGAATTCCGCTGCCATCGAACCCTAACCAGAGCATTGGTGTTATTACCAGCTACGGCTACTACGATCAGAACGGTTTCTTTGGCTTAAGAGATTATACCTCTACGCAGAATAGCGCTAATGTAAGCTTGCTCTACCAATCGATAATTGGCAACACCAACCATAAGTATGTGGTTGGGTCAAGCCTTAACTACGACAATATTGAGACGGTTCTCGATGGTGCTTCTTCGACCAAGGAAGAGGCCGTACCCGGTGCTTTTGCTCAGTACACCTATAGCTACCTGGATAAGCTGAATGTAATAGTAGGCGCTAGGGCCGATCATAGTTCGAAGTACGGATGGTTGTTAACGCCACGTGTACATGTGAAGTACAGCGTTACCCCAACGTTTACGATCAGAGTTTCGGGTGGTCGTGGATACCATTCGCCAAATCCTATAGCCGAGAATATCGGTGTTCTGGCAAGCTCGCGCCAAATATCGATAGCTAATGGCTTGGGAATAGAGAAGGCGTGGAACTACGGCGTTAATGCGACAAAGGATTTTAAGCTATGGGGAGGACGACCAGCCTCTGTAAGCGTCGATTACTATCGTACCGACTTTCAGAATCAGATGGTAGTAGATCAGGAACACGATATAGAGCATGTTCTCTTTTATAATCTTGATGGGAAATCGTACTCAAACAGCTTTCAGGTCGATTTTAGATCGGAACCATTGGAGAGGTTTGAGGTATACCTAGCCTATCGGTTGAACGATGTTCATCAAACCATAAATGGGAAGTTGGAACGTAAGCCTTTAGTTAATAGCTACCGTGCTCTGGCAAACCTTTCGTATGCAACGAAGTTCGATAAATGGAAGTTCGATTTTACGGCTCAGCTAAACGGTAAGAGCAAGCTGCCCGATATGAGCGGCTATCCTGCCCATTACCAGATGGGAGAGTACTCGCCTTCTTATCCGTTGCTATTTGCTCAGATCACAAAAAAATACCGAGCGCTAGATGTGTACGTAGGCGTTGAAAACCTCTTAAACTATACACAAATGCACTCTATTGTGGGTGCCGATAATCCGTTTGGTCCATACTTTGACTCCTCGTTTATTTGGGGGCCAATAATGGGGCGTAAGATATATGGAGGTCTCCGTTGGACGATTTCCCGATAG
- the fabD gene encoding ACP S-malonyltransferase yields MKAYVFPGQGAQFVGMGKDLYENVPQAKELFEKANEILGFRITDLMFNGTDEDLKQTKVTQPAIFLHSVILAKSLGDDFKPEMVAGHSLGEFSALVAAGALSFEDGLRLVAARANAMQKACELNPSTMAAVLGLADEKVEEICASIDGVVVAANYNCPGQLVISGANEAIDAACEALKAAGAKRALKLPVGGAFHSPLMEPARVELEAAIEATTVSQPICAVYQNVDAKPYTDPAQIKKNLVAQLTAPVRWTQTVQNMVADGVSSFVELGPGKVLQGLVNKIAKDIPAESKQSL; encoded by the coding sequence ATGAAAGCATATGTATTTCCTGGGCAAGGTGCTCAGTTTGTCGGAATGGGCAAGGACTTGTACGAGAATGTGCCCCAAGCAAAGGAACTTTTCGAAAAGGCAAATGAAATTTTAGGTTTCCGCATAACCGATTTGATGTTTAACGGTACCGACGAGGATCTGAAGCAGACTAAGGTTACCCAACCTGCCATCTTCCTTCACTCGGTTATCCTAGCAAAGTCGTTGGGCGACGATTTTAAGCCCGAAATGGTGGCTGGCCACTCGCTTGGCGAATTCTCGGCGCTTGTTGCTGCCGGAGCGCTTAGCTTCGAGGATGGTCTTCGTCTTGTGGCGGCTCGTGCTAACGCCATGCAAAAGGCTTGCGAGCTAAACCCATCGACCATGGCTGCCGTACTTGGCCTAGCCGACGAAAAGGTTGAAGAGATATGCGCCTCTATCGACGGTGTTGTTGTTGCTGCCAACTACAACTGCCCAGGACAGCTGGTAATTTCGGGAGCCAACGAGGCTATCGATGCTGCTTGCGAGGCGCTAAAGGCTGCCGGAGCAAAGCGTGCGCTTAAGCTACCTGTGGGTGGTGCATTCCACTCGCCGCTAATGGAGCCAGCACGCGTAGAGCTAGAGGCTGCCATCGAGGCAACAACCGTTAGCCAACCAATCTGCGCCGTTTACCAAAACGTAGACGCAAAGCCATACACCGATCCTGCTCAGATTAAGAAGAACTTGGTAGCGCAGCTAACCGCTCCTGTTCGCTGGACTCAAACCGTTCAGAACATGGTGGCCGATGGCGTTTCTTCGTTCGTAGAGCTCGGACCAGGAAAGGTGCTTCAGGGGTTGGTAAACAAAATCGCTAAGGATATCCCTGCCGAAAGCAAGCAATCGCTCTAG
- a CDS encoding DUF6261 family protein translates to MIKHMMFRMLSLNEKYRFAEEVISALDAIPCNVPELQPLVDRIKANFEAVKEASLGLSHPEFAAARRAGDALRDLGLKTLRYNAKRSLKRRDERWVAAGKLIVQAFHAFGDEMASKSVIEETTSVTNFLAEIDRNAELRAAISTIGCDAWLQDIRDGQREVEDAGAARLAMRMAKPKVAAYKEAVPLGKNLEKLLRLINLKLEFEDSPELLALSHRINEIVGRYRATVKHRQTLRKQAKERKAAEQQANEQKEPDEA, encoded by the coding sequence ATGATAAAGCACATGATGTTTCGCATGCTCTCGCTCAACGAGAAGTATCGCTTTGCCGAAGAGGTGATCTCGGCGTTAGACGCTATCCCTTGCAATGTTCCCGAGCTGCAACCGCTGGTCGATCGGATAAAAGCCAACTTCGAGGCTGTAAAGGAGGCATCGTTGGGGCTAAGCCATCCCGAGTTTGCCGCGGCGAGGAGGGCGGGTGATGCGCTGCGCGATTTGGGGCTGAAGACTCTAAGGTATAACGCCAAGCGCAGCCTAAAGCGCCGGGACGAGCGGTGGGTGGCTGCCGGAAAGCTCATTGTGCAGGCTTTTCACGCTTTTGGCGATGAGATGGCCAGTAAGTCTGTGATTGAGGAGACGACATCGGTAACCAATTTTCTGGCAGAGATCGACCGCAACGCCGAGCTACGCGCGGCCATCAGCACCATTGGGTGCGATGCCTGGCTGCAGGATATCCGCGATGGGCAGCGCGAGGTGGAGGATGCCGGTGCCGCGCGTCTTGCCATGCGGATGGCTAAGCCTAAGGTGGCCGCCTACAAGGAGGCGGTGCCCCTTGGCAAGAACCTGGAAAAGCTGCTCCGCCTGATTAACCTGAAGCTGGAGTTCGAGGATAGCCCCGAGCTGCTGGCGCTATCGCACCGCATTAACGAGATCGTAGGGCGCTACCGCGCCACCGTCAAGCACCGGCAGACGCTGCGGAAGCAGGCCAAGGAGCGGAAGGCTGCAGAACAGCAGGCTAACGAACAGAAGGAACCCGATGAGGCTTAG